The genomic stretch CATGCGGCCGTGTGCGATCGCCTGCACCGCCAGCCCCAGATTGACATTGTCACCGCCGGAATAGGTATCTTCGAGCTTGGTCTTGCAGTTATCGTCAATCTTGATCCAGTCGCGGCCCTCGATTAAGGCTTCAAATCCCGTGAAATCAGGAGCCTGACTGATAGCGGCAATCAGTGTCGAAAATCCCAGTTCATAAGTATCACCTTCAATCGGCACCGGACGGCGACGACCGGAATCATCCGGTTCACCCAGTTCCATCCTCTGACAGGTCATAGAGGTCGCTGTACCGTTTTCCGATTTGATCGCAATCGGAGCGGCTAGAAATTCAATCTTGACACCTTCTTCCAACGCGCCTTCGATTTCTTCATCGATGGCCGGCATTTCTTCGCGCGTCCGTCGATAAAGAATTGTCGCTTCCGCGCCCAGACGACGCGCGACGCGAGCGGCGTCAATCGCCGTGTCGCCACCGCCGATAACCACAATCTCATTACCGATATCAACGGTTTCTTCCATATTGATTTTGCGCAGGAAATCTGTACCGGTCCGGACGTTTTCAGCGTCTTCGCCCTCAACCCGGAGTTTTAAGCCTTGATGAGCGCCGATACCGATAAAGATTGATTTATATTCCTTCCGCATATCATCCATGGAAATATCAACACCGATTTTGGTATTGAGCTTCAATTCCACGCCCAAATCTAAAATCCGCTGCATCTCGGCATCGAGAATATCCTGCGGAAGACGATAATCGGGAATGCCATAGCGAAGCATACCGCCCGATTTGGGAAACGCCTCAAACACCGTTACCGGATAACCGCGCCGTGCTAAATGGTAGGCGCAAGTCATCCCGGCCGGACCGGAACCGATAACGGCGATCTTCTCGGAACGCTTTTCTTCAGTCAACATCTTCGGAACCAGCTTTTTCTCCAAAGCAAAATCACCCAAAAATCTCTCAAAACTATTGATACCGACCAAT from Candidatus Zixiibacteriota bacterium encodes the following:
- a CDS encoding NAD(P)-binding protein, with product MAKIVRKKKKGIRGRSFSSGGSGVETSPLRPKQISKIPPCISNCPNHNRIREALMTVSKAESLGKPYEQALEEAAHIFMETTPFLSTCGRVCPHPCETDCNRVALEGLVGINSFERFLGDFALEKKLVPKMLTEEKRSEKIAVIGSGPAGMTCAYHLARRGYPVTVFEAFPKSGGMLRYGIPDYRLPQDILDAEMQRILDLGVELKLNTKIGVDISMDDMRKEYKSIFIGIGAHQGLKLRVEGEDAENVRTGTDFLRKINMEETVDIGNEIVVIGGGDTAIDAARVARRLGAEATILYRRTREEMPAIDEEIEGALEEGVKIEFLAAPIAIKSENGTATSMTCQRMELGEPDDSGRRRPVPIEGDTYELGFSTLIAAISQAPDFTGFEALIEGRDWIKIDDNCKTKLEDTYSGGDNVNLGLAVQAIAHGRMAAQAIHEAITGEKIETPELAKIVHEKMYLPFYEKLERTGIDSLPVEERFENMDSEIVTTWSEEKAIGEAKRCLSCGECFDCGNCWGLCQDSAVIKPLVKGEKYKFKLEFCNGCKKCAENCPCGYLEMH